The Dyadobacter sandarakinus DNA window CCAGCTGCGAAATGGTGGCCGCGATCGCTGCTCCGTATGCTCCGTATGCAGGTATCATAATGAAATTAAGGGACAGATTTGTAACCAGGCCGATCAATGTCCGGTACAGGCTAAACTTCTGCAGATTTTCGATAACCAAGTACTGAGTTGTAGATACGCCTAGAAATATGGGTACCAGTGACCAGATATGGATAATCAGAATTGGGCTCGCCAGCATATATTCTTCCCCGTAAAGCTGTCTGATAATCACATCGGAAAATAGTGAAATCAGTAGGGCAGTTAGGATGGAAATCCTGGCCATCCAGTTAAGGAAGTTCTGCATTTTTGTGATAAACTCATCCCAGCTTCTGCTTCTGGCTGCCATTAACGAAGGCAGGTAGCTCCCTGCTACGGCCATGGGTAAAAAGGTGAAAATATCAGAGATCTTGATTGCAGAGCTAAACAGGCCGAGCTCCTCTTCCCCAACCATAGAACCCACCATAATCTGGTCGATACGGATGTAAATCACAATGGCAAGACTGGCAATGGTAAAAGGCCAGCCCTTGGACAGAAGCCGCTTGACTAAGTTGAAACTGAACTTCCAGGCAAAAATGTTATTCTCCTTCTGATAAAACAAGGTCAGAAGAAAGTAGGAGAGAACCGCCTCAATACCCATGGCAGCGGCAAACCAGATCAGTGATTTGCCGGCAATCAGAAAATATACCCTCACAAATGCACCAAGAACGTAGGCGACGTTTTTGGATATCACCGTTAACTTGGATTGCAGCTTGGATTGAAAATCAAGATCGATCAGGTCGAAAGGTGTGATCAGGACGTTCAGGGACAAAAATGCCAGTAGCCAGTAATAGTGTGTGTCGAGCCCGCTGTAATAGAAGTATAAAGCAACTGCAATGATCAGTATGGGGCTGATTAGTAATCGGGTAGTGAAGCTGGTACCTAGTATTGCGTTTTTGTCTTCCGGATGTTGAAGGAATTCTTTTACCAGAAAGCCATCCAGACCCAGCTTTGCGATGGCAATCATAATGGTCACAAATGCATTGACAAAGTTCAGTTCTCCCCATTGAGTCGGCCCCAGATACCTTGCTACCCAGATACCTACAACAAGGCCAACTACCAGCTTGAAAACCTTGTCGAATGAAAGCCAGAATATGTTAAGAAAAACCGGATTACGAATTTTAGTTTTAACCGTACTTAGAATACTGCCTTGTCGCATGAATTGCTGTTTATGTAGGTACGTGGAACTCAGCAGGAGCCAAATTCTCACGAAAACATTGTCAATATCATGTAAAAATAGGAAAAGTCGGCTATCCATCAGAGTAAGGCAAGACCTAATAACCTTTTCAGCTTGTTACTGACCCGTTCAGCAATGGTTGGTAATTCCTTCTTGTAGACGTAATAATCAGCCTCCACAATCGGAACAAAGAAGTCAGGATGCACAAGCTGGCCTATTTCTTCCAGAGGTAAGTTTGCAAACTTGCTCGTACTGTCCTTGGTATGCGTTCCCAGATGACCAAATCCAATGTTACTCACCATGTTGAAATTGGGATTGATGCATAATCCGTTGTTCCAGAAGTTAAGAAAGGCATATTGCACGTCCCAGGTGTTCAGCTGCATGGTATGAACCTGGTGCAGTGACTCTATAAGCCTGTTTGTGACCGCCTTGTTTTCATACACATATTTGAAAAGGTCATCTTTCAGGAAGTTTTCCAGAAGCATGAGGTTCTCATCGTAGTTCTGCCAGGCACGTCTCCATGATGCCCAACCCCAGATATTGGTAATTTTTGAAAAGTAGTAGCTGGCCCGGCCGAACTTCTTTTCATGACCAAGGCATGCACCGCTGATATGTACGATCCGCGTATCAAAGCGGTATTTTTCCAAAAGCAGGTCGCAGAACCTGAAAAAGCTTTCATTGGGCAGACAATCGTCTTCCAGAATGATACCTTCCGGTTCATTGGAAAAAAACCACTTGATCGCTCCGCTGACAGCAGCCTTGCATCCAAGATTGTGTTGCTGGTACAGCATATAAACTTTACAATCCCAGTCAACATTTATCAGCTCCCGGGTTTGCTGGCATAAATAAACATCTTCTTCCCTATCAGGTCGCGGACCATCAGCTGCTATATAAAGCCTTTGTGGCCGTACGGCCCTGATTTTGTCAAAAACAAGAGCAGTTACGTCAGGCCGGTTAAATACAATGAAAAGAACAGGGGAGAGGGTTTTGTACATACATCTTGTACATATATAGTGTGTAAAAAAAGGTAGGCGTGTGAGGGCTGGCAGGGTTACCTCGGGTCTTTGAAAATCAGGCTTGTCAGCGTTTTTCCAACCATGACATAGTCCTTTGACCGCAGGAAGTTATAAATCCCCGAATCGCTCAGTTTTTCAACATCCAGGTTCACATCTTCGGCAACAACCATCTTCGGACGGAATTTAAGCCAGTTGTTGCTGGATAATACTTCAAGGTCAAGCCCTTCCACATCAACTGTCAGGAAGTCAATGGGAGTTTCTGCACGGAGGTGTGTTTCAAGAATGCCATCGAGCCGCTGCACCGGGATGTCTGTTGATCCGGTAATTTTATAGCTCGTTTGCTTGTCCCTCCCAAAAGAAAGTTCTTTTGAAAAACCGTTCAGGGCGGGCTCATCAAACATGTAGTAAGTCATACTGCCATTCTGTTGCGCAATCCCTGTCTCCAGATTGATATCTCTGGGCCGGAAAAAGTCAAAGAGTTCCTTGGTACCAGGCTTCGCATCAATGTTGATGCCGCTCCATCCCATTTTATAAAATAAATAAGTGTTGGAAAACCTGAATGGATGATGCGCGCCTACATCAATGTAAAATCCGCCTCGTTTGTAGTTAAAAAACGAGACAAGCAGCATATCTTCTCCATGTTGGGCATAGGAAGTTTTTCTTGAAAGAAGATAACGGAAATGGTTGATGTGCATAGCTTTTTAGATGTTTGATCGGATTATTTTGTCACTTTAAAAAGCATTGAAAAACTGTCGAGCTGATATCGGAAAACCAGCCTGGTCGCATTGAAAAATGCATTACTTAAAATCGCAGAAACGGAGTAGGAGATTACTGTTGCGATTGCAGCTCCCTTGGCGCCGTACCAAGGAATCAGCAACAGATTGAGCACGATATTCATGATCAATCCTGAGAGTGTTTTGAATAAGCTATACTTCTGCAGATTCTCGATAATCAGGTACTGCGAAGCGGCAACTCCCAGGTACACAGGGATAATGGACCAGATATAGATGATAAGTACATCGGATGCACCATTGAACTCGGGACCAAACAGCAAATGGATAATCTGATCAGCAAACAGGCTTACTACGATGGCAGAGCCAAGTGAGATTCGTGTCATCCAGTTCATCAGCGTTTGTATGCCAGAGAGAAATTTGGCATTGTTTGCCTCCTTTTGATGGTTTATCAGGGTGGGCATATAACTGCTGCACACCGCAACCGGGATGAATAAGAATAATTCGCTCAGCCTCACCACCGAACTGAACAAGCCAAGCTCGCGCGTGCCAGACAGTTGTTCAATCATCAGCTGATCGACACGCATATAAAGGATAATAGCGACATTGGAGATTACAAACGGCCAGCAGGTACGTACGAAGTCGTTTACGATGGCAGAACTGAATTTCCAATCACGCAGGTTGTACCGTTTTTGATAAATGAAAACCAGAAAAGCATACGAAAGCAGCGTTTCCAGCCCCATGATAGCAGCAAACCAGAATAGGGGTTTATGGCTTGTGATCAGGTAAATTTTGCCAGCCGCACCTATGATGTAGGCCGTGTTTTTGGAGATGACGGTCAACCTGGATTGTAGTCTGGCCTGAAATTCAATGTCGATCAGGTCAAAGGGTGCAATCAGGAAGTTACACGAGAGTAATACAAATAATAGGAAATCATCAAAAACAGCCCCGGATGCAAACAGAAAAAGCGAAGCGGCTCCAAAGGCAATAGGCAAGATCGCGATGCGGGAAACGAATGCTGTGCCCAGCAGCTCATTGCGGGCCTGGGGGTTTTGAACAATGGACTTGACTAAAAATCCATCCATTCCCAAATTACATAGCGGAATAAGAATGCCAATTATCGCGAGGATGTAATTCAGCTTTCCCCATTGCGCGGGACCAAGGTACCTGGCAACCCATATTCCGACCAGTAATCCGATAATAATTCTGAGGGCTTTGTCAAAAGCCAGCCAAAATACATTTTGCACCAGGGGGCTTCTAATGTCGGATTTCAGCCTGGTTAACTGTGCAGAAAATAACATGTGTGTATATCATAGTGTGGTAATTTTCAGTGTAATCCGTTGAGTAGGGGCTCTCAGTCTTGCTGCCTGTAAGTGCCCGTGAGGTGGTCAATAATCCTTTCTTTCTTAATCAAAACATAAATCAGGGTAATGAATACGCTCACGATTGCAGTGATGGCGCCATATCTGAACCTTTTCGGGCTGCTCTTTGCGAGAGGAACTTTTGCTGGTTCCAACACTTTAAATACCGGCTTTTCATCCTTCACACTGATTTTTGCCTGCTCAAACTTTTGAACTAACGAGCTGTACAACGATTCTGAAAGTACATATTCTGCTTGTAACCTTTGTTCTTCGATGCGCGCCACATTGGAAAACGTGTTTCTATTCCGGTCACGATAGCTTTGCAACGCCAGCTCTGCATTACCTAACCTCTTTTTTGCTTCCCTGACGCGTTCATTAAGCATCTTGACATTCTGCGTCTCCTTGGTCGTCCGGTAATCTTCAACATATTGCATCAGATAGCGTTTGGCAATCTCAACGATGATAGCAGATACAAATGGATCTTCCGTTTCAGCACTAATCTGTATGATACCCGTTTTTTGATCAACAGTGGAGTTGAAAAGAGAAATTGCTCTGGCGATATTACTTTGTTCCTCCGGCGAATAAGAAAGCACATCGGTGTACGATAATCTGTTAAAAGCTTTCGGTGCTTCCTTCTTTGAACCTGAAAATATCCTGCTCAAAAAGCCGGGAGATTTTTCTTTAGCATTTCTGTTCAAAAAAGCTTCCAGACTCGGATAACTATGATTCTGCTGATCCTTAACCGGCTGCTTCAGCACAAATGCGCCAAACGGAGAACTTTGAAGAATAGTAGGATATAACTCCGGCAGCAGCTTTTCTGCACCATCTGAATTCAATCCCGCTGCGAGAAATGCAAAAGAACTTCTCCTGCTCGTACCATACTCAGGGAGTACGACAATACGGGATTCAAACATTTTTGTTACGAAAAAACTCAGCCCGAATCCTAGTATACCTGAAACTACAGCAATAATAAAGAATAGCCTGATATATCGCCGGACAAACAGGATGATATCTGCAAATCCCACTTCAAGCACATTACTCCCACTTTTAGCCCTCGCGTCTTCTGTCGGCAACGTTGTCATAGTTATTAGTTGTTGCGGCTTAAAGTGATGACTGCCAGTGTAATGGTACTGGCAAGAGAGGCTATGAATGAAAACAAGGCTACGCGCTCGCCGGGCGTTCTTTCCCGCTGAGGCTCCTGGATTTTGATAGGAATTGTCACTACCGATCCGGGCTCTACCTTCGGGTATTTATGGAAAAACAGGAAATTTTTGGTTCTGTGTGTCCGGCCGTTCGGATAGGAAACATAAACCCGTTTTTTCCATCCGTACTCATTGAAACCACCCGCCTGGGAAATATAATCGTTGAAACTGAACTGACCGTCAAAGTTCATCACCGACGGATTATGAACACCTCCCTGTATTCTGACCGTCTCTGAACGCATAGGGATAATCAGTGTGTCTCCGTTCAGCAGCAAAAGGTTTGATGCCAGTGACGGTTTGTTCAGTACAGCCTCAATATCTACCGCAATCAGCTCCCGCGACCGGTAAAAACGAGCGCCTGCCAGGTATGCCTCCTTTTTGATTCCTCCTGCTTTGGGAAAAAGGTCCGAAATGCGTTCAAAATTGTTAATGATTGTGTAGTTACCCGGGTAGGTTACTTCACCCAATATCGTAACAGTCTTTTGCTCCTCGTATCGTGGTGACTTACGTACAATGACAATGTCATGCGGCAGCAGCTTGAACTTCTGATCTTCGGGACTGAGTACCAGGTTTTCGGCCACGTTTATCGTAAAAATCCTGACATTTTGCGCAGTAGGCAGGTCCAGTGTGTCGTTTTTAACACGTCGCGAGACTTCAATCCGGTAGGGAATACCGCCGTCTGTATAGCCTCCTGACTGGAATATCAGGTCTGCAATGGTAATATCTTTATAATAATAATAGTTACCGGGGTTCATGACCGACCCTGAAACAGAGAGGTATGCAAACTCTTTCAGATCGTCTACCGACTTGATCGTCAGAACATCTCCGGGTAATAGTGGAATGTCAGCAATTTCTCCTTTCACCAGCTTGCCCAGATCAATGGATACAATGCTGGTTTGAACATCGGTAGCAGGTCTTTCAAGAATGGCGCGGTTTAAAAATGCCCTTGGACTTAGTCCCTGCGCCATTTGAATCAGTTTCAGAACTGTATTGCAGCGTTCTTCCAGCGGGTATGCACCCGGAATAACAACAGCACCTTGCACTTCCACCTGATTTGCTACCACGTCGAGAATCTTCCTTACATTAATTACGTCCCCGTTTCTTGGCGTAAAGCTTGCTATCTGAGCAGAGTCCAGGGTTCCGATCACATAGTTAGCGCCTGTGTTGCGCTGGTACGTAATGTTTTTGGTAAATGCTTCAGGTGTAAATCCGCCGGCGTAACGAATGAGGCTCATCACCGATTCACCGGTTTTTGCCTCAAAAATTCCCGGACGCTTCACCTCCCCGGTCAACTCCACGCGGCTGTCAAACGGTCTGATCAGAATGATATCCTGATCCTGCAGTGCAATGTTGTCACGCAGGTCAGCATCTACCAGGAACCGGTATAAATCTATTTTACGGATCACCCCGTTATTACGAATCACTTCAATGTTGCGGTAGGAACCATTGATGCCCGGACCGCCCGAAATAGAAAGTACATTAAAGGCCGTGGCCAGCGACGAAACCGTGTAAGAGCCGGGCTGCAATGCTTCACCCGTCACCATTACCCGAATGCTCCTGACTCCGCCCAGCGTAATCGAAGAGTAAGTGCCTGACCCTGGCCTGTTCAATGAGGAGTATGCCTGACGTAACCTGTTTACAATCCTTTCGCTGGCCTGCTCAATAGTAAGTCCATTCACGTAAACCGGCGCAAGGTTCAGCATTTTGACAGTACCTTCCGGGCTGATCTTCATCCTGAAATTGTCTACCGAGTTCCCGTAGATATCAACAATGATTTCGTCATCAGGCCCCAGAATGTAATTCCTCGGAGTTGCAATCCGCAGGTTGGGTTCAAAAGTGTTTGAAGCCCTTGCAAAAAATGATGATCCGAAGGTTTTATCCGGCGTCCGGTTTGTCTCCGTTTTAATGGAATCTTTCTGATTTATATCAGCTTCCAGCTCCTGCTGGTTACCTTGCTGGCGGCTTTCATCCTGCTCGCCGCGGTTGGTCGTGGTCGCAGGCTGGGTTTGCTGGCTAGGTTGCTGCAAACGCTTTCGCATGGCCGAAATCTGATCAAGCGTATAGCCGCGCTGCAAGGCAGCCCGCTCAATGTCCATATCCGTCATACCTGCCGATTTCGCGCGATTGTAAAACTCTACTGCCTGCTGATTGGATACCTGGTTAGGGTCAGTCGGCGTGGTTGTATTGTTGTTCTGAGGATTTGTCTGCGGCTGAGTAGTGGTTGTCTGCGGCTGGGTAGGTTGCTGAGTACTGGTATTTTGGCCAAATGCAGCAAAGCTGAGCGTAAAAAGCAGAATAAGAATAAAGCCCTTGCAACGTGGTCCAAAAAAAGGTCTGTAATGCATGTAGTGGTTAGTTACATAGGACAATAACCGTTTCCGGACATCGTCGGGTTATATGTTAAGGTTTTTAAAAACTGCGGAACCGACTCCATGTTGAAAGTCCGGTTCCGCGATATTCCCGTGATTATGCCTGGTCAACCCGGATAGAAAGCTCTTTCAGCTGACCGTCCGAGATATGCGAAGGCGAGTCGATCATGACGTCACGTCCCGAGTTGTTTTTCGGGAAAGCAATGAAGTCCCGGATCGAGTCTGCCCCGCCGAATATAGAACAAAGTCTGTCAAATCCAAAGGCAATGCCGGCATGCGGAGGAGCCCCGAATTCAAATGCATTCATCAGAAACCCAAACTGTTCCTGCGCTTCTTCCGCTGAAAATCCGAGGATTTCGAACATTTTTTGCTGCAGTTCTTTTGCAAAAATCCGCACGGACCCTCCGCCTACTTCCACTCCGTTGATTACCATATCATAAGCATTTGCGCGAACCTGGCCCAGGTTAGTGTCCAGCAGGTCAATATCCTCTGGCTTTGGACTTGTAAACGGGTGGTGCATCGCAAACCAGCGGTTTTCAGCCTCGCCAAATTCAAGCAGCGGGAAGTCAAGCACCCAGAGTACCTTATAATCGTCCGGATTACGAAGGCCCAACCGTGATCCCATTTCCAGCCGGAGCTCATTGAGCTGCTTGCGTGCTTTGTCGGCATTGTCCGCCACGAGCAGGATCAGGTCGCCAGGCTTTGCATCGAATGCAACAATCCACTTTTTTAAGTCTTCTTCCGAATAGAATTTGTCAACGGATGATTTCACTGATCCATCGGTATTGTAGCGTACATATACCAACCCTTTGGAACCAATCTGCGGGCGCTTCATCCATTCAGTCAGCTCGTCCACCTGCTTGCGGGTGTACTCGGCACAACCCGGTGCCGCAATGCCCACAACCATGCCTGCATTATCAAACACACCAAAACCCTTGCCCGATGTGAGATCCTGCTCCTGGCCTTTCAATTCCACAAACTGCATCGCAAAACGGGTATCAGGCTTGTCGGAACCATACAGGCGCATGGCATCCGCATAGGTCATGCGGGGCACTTCATCCAGGGTAATGCCTTTTACTTCTTTAAAAAGACTGCGGATCAGCCCTTCAAACGTGTTCAGAATGTCTTCCTGCGTCACAAATGACATTTCACAGTCGATCTGCGTAAATTCCGGCTGGCGGTCGGCACGGAGATCTTCATCCCTGAAACACTTCACGATCTGATAATAACGGTCAAATCCGCCCACCATCAGCAACTGCTTGAAAGTCTGCGGCGACTGCGGCAATGCATAAAACTCGCCCGGGTTCATGCGGCTGGGTACCACAAAGTCCCGTGCACCTTCCGGAGTTGATTTGATCAGTACTGGCGTTTCTACCTCGATAAAATCCAGATTGTCAAGGTAAGCACGCGTGTGACGTGCAACCTGGTGGCGCAACTGAAGGTTTTTACGCACCGCATTTCTGCGAAGGTCAAGGTACCTGTATTTCATGCGGATATCGTCCCCTCCATCCGTTTCGTCCTCGATCAGGAAAGGAGGCAGCTTGGCTGCATTCAGGATTTGCAACTTCGTGACACGTATCTCTATATCGCCGGTAGCGATTTTATCATTCTTGGATAGCCGCTCAATGACGGCGCCTTTGGCAGAAATCACAAATTCACGCCCCAGCGAACGTGCTATGTCGAGTACTTCCGCGGGAGTTTTTCCCTCTTCAAAAAGAAGCTGGGTAAGCCCGTAGCGATCCCGCAAATCCAGCCATATCATACCGCCTTTGTCCCGCACACGCTGGACCCAGCCACACAATACAACCTCTTGATTTACATCTTTTAAGCTTAACTCCCCACAGGTATGTGTACGTAACATATAACTTTTTTAATGCTGATATTGTGAAAACGCCTGATAATAAATGGCGCAAAACTACGTATTTTTAGCAAATCTAACATGCTGAGTTTTTCATGAGCCTATACAAAAAGCAGGGCAGTCAGATTGGTCTATTCTTCTATTTGCTGGTTTTCTGCCTGACCTGCGCCTGTGGTCCCGATCCTGACCCTGCGGTTGAAACACCCGCCGATTTTGAAACCAAAGCCCGGAAGTATCCCATCCAGCCCGGCATCGTAGACGAGGCGTCTGGTCTGGCGGCGAGTAAAAGTATGCCCGGTTTTTTGTGGACACACCAGGATTCGGGCGCGCCTCCTGCCTTGTACCTGATCAGTCCGGACGGAAAAAGGATTAAAACGTTTAACATTCCGGGTGCGCAAAACCACGACTGGGAAGATGTAGCCATGGGGCCGGGTCCGGTTCAGGGGGTAAATTACCTTTATATAGGAGACACCGGCAACAATAACAGTCCTGTCACGCCCACCAACACCATCTACCGCGTACCCGAAATCGTCGATTCTACGGCTGCATTTGGTATTGCTGACAAAATCACATTTAGCTATCCCGATGGTCTGCGCGACGCGGAGGCTGTAATGGTAGACCCTGCTACCAGGGATATCCTGATTATTTCAAAAGAAAGTAATACTACCGGTCTGTACCGGCTTGCCTATCCGCAATCTACCAACGGTACAATCGTCGCCGAAAAGATGGGCAATGTTCCCGATGTGGCCATTGCCACGTCCGCAGACATTTCTCCCGATGGTTCAGAAATCCTGGTACGCACTTACATTGCGGTATATTACTGGAAGAAAAAGGCGGATGAAAGTATTGCACAAACCTTGCTGAAACCTTCTGTACGCCAGTTTCTGGTGGAGCTGGAACCGCAGGGGGAGAGTGTTTGCTTCGACCAGTCAGCCGCGGGTTTTTATACGCTGAGCGAAAAAGGAAAGTCCGCCGGTGTTTCATTGAATTACTACAAAAGAAAATAGTCTCTTATGCTCAAACATTTCCTCCTGCCTGTATTGCTGCTGATTTCATTGTTTTCGGCAGCCCAGTCCGACGAACCATTTATCCGCGAAAATTATACAAAAGCCGAATATGATATCCCGGTGCGTGACGGCATTAAGCTGCATACCATTGTATATAAGCCCAAAGATGCGTCGTCTGAAAAAAAGTATCCTTTTCTGATGCAGCGTACGTGTTACAGCGTCGCACCCTATGGTGCCGACAAGTATCCGCCGCGCCTGGGTCCGAGCCCGGCGCTGATGCGCGACAAATTTATTTTTGTGTACCAGGATGTGCGCGGCCGCTATATGAGTGAGGGCGTATGGACCAATATGACGCCTCACATTGATGATAAAAAAGCGAAAACCGACGTGGACGAGGCGTCCGACATGTACGATACCATTGAATGGCTCCTCAAAAACATTCCGGAAAACAATGGCCGCGTGGGTCAGTGGGGCATTTCCTATCCTGGCTTTTATACTACTGCCAGCGCGCTGGCCCAGCATCCTGCCTTAAAGGCTTCTTCACCTCAGGCACCTATTTCGGACTTCTTTTTTGACGATTTCCACCACAATGGTGCGTTTACCCAGGCATATTATACAACGTTCCCTGTTTTCGGGATCAAGCCGCCAAAGCCTACCACCCAGTCGTGGTTTGCGCCTGAAATGATACACCCTGAGCCTGATGGCTATACTTTCAATATGAAAATGGGGCCGCTGAAAAACTATGATAAGTATTACTCCAAAAACTTCTTCTGGCAGGAAACGGTAAACCATCCCAACAAGGACGAGTTCTGGCAGAAACGGGATATACTTCCGCATCTGAAAGGACTGAAACATGCATTCATGACGGTTGGAGGCTGGTTTGATGCCGAAGATCTTTACGGGCCGCTGAATACCTACAAAACCATTGAGAAGAACAACCCTTCCATTTACAATACCCTGGTGGTAGGTCCTTTCGGGCATGGAAGATGGAGCCGGGAGACTGGCCATACAATGCACAATGACATTTACTTCGGCGACAGCATTGCTACTTTTTACCAGAACAATATTGAGGCTACTTTTTTCAGGCATTTTCTCAAAGAAGCAGGAGACGGAAAGACGGGTTTGCCGGAGGCTTATCTGTTTGATACAGGTAAAAAACAATGGAAAACCTACGATAAATGGCCGCTGCCTTCTGCCGAAAAGCGCAAGCTCTATTTTCATGCAAAAGGAAAGCTCGACTTTACCCAGCCCAAAGAAAGCGCCTCAGCCAGCGAGTACGTGAGTGACCCCATGAAGCCCGTGCCTTATACTGACAATTACAAGCAAATGGCGGGTTTTACGCCTTTTGAGTACATGTCCGAAGACCAGCGCTTTGCAGCTGTCAGGCCTGATGTGCTCGTTTTTGAAACGGAGCCTTTGAAAGAGGATATGACGCTCGGAGGCGAAATCACGGCTTTGCTGAAAATCAGCACCACTGGCACCGATGCCGATTTTTTTGTTAAGCTGATTGATGTTTATCCTGACAATGAGCCCAACCACGACTACCTGCCCAATCCGCGTACCGTGCTGGCGGGTTACCAGCAAATGGTGAGGAGCGAGATCATGCGTGCCAGGTTCCGCAAGAGTTTTGAAAAACCGGAGCCGCTTGTAGCCGGGCAAGTTACCGATATCAATTTCAGATTACAGGATGTGCTGCATACCTTCAAAAAAGGCCACAGGATCATGGTGCAGGTGCAAAGTACCGCATTTCCGCTTTTTGACCGTAATCCTCAGAAGTACGTAGAGAACATTTACAAGGCCGAACAAGCCGATTTTATTACTGCAAAACAGACGATTTACCACCAGTCAGGTGCAGCAAGTGCACTTGAAGTGGAAGTAAT harbors:
- a CDS encoding flippase, which gives rise to MRQGSILSTVKTKIRNPVFLNIFWLSFDKVFKLVVGLVVGIWVARYLGPTQWGELNFVNAFVTIMIAIAKLGLDGFLVKEFLQHPEDKNAILGTSFTTRLLISPILIIAVALYFYYSGLDTHYYWLLAFLSLNVLITPFDLIDLDFQSKLQSKLTVISKNVAYVLGAFVRVYFLIAGKSLIWFAAAMGIEAVLSYFLLTLFYQKENNIFAWKFSFNLVKRLLSKGWPFTIASLAIVIYIRIDQIMVGSMVGEEELGLFSSAIKISDIFTFLPMAVAGSYLPSLMAARSRSWDEFITKMQNFLNWMARISILTALLISLFSDVIIRQLYGEEYMLASPILIIHIWSLVPIFLGVSTTQYLVIENLQKFSLYRTLIGLVTNLSLNFIMIPAYGAYGAAIAATISQLVASVFSMSLFPKTRKLFGMQMKSVLMIFRFS
- a CDS encoding flippase, yielding MQNVFWLAFDKALRIIIGLLVGIWVARYLGPAQWGKLNYILAIIGILIPLCNLGMDGFLVKSIVQNPQARNELLGTAFVSRIAILPIAFGAASLFLFASGAVFDDFLLFVLLSCNFLIAPFDLIDIEFQARLQSRLTVISKNTAYIIGAAGKIYLITSHKPLFWFAAIMGLETLLSYAFLVFIYQKRYNLRDWKFSSAIVNDFVRTCWPFVISNVAIILYMRVDQLMIEQLSGTRELGLFSSVVRLSELFLFIPVAVCSSYMPTLINHQKEANNAKFLSGIQTLMNWMTRISLGSAIVVSLFADQIIHLLFGPEFNGASDVLIIYIWSIIPVYLGVAASQYLIIENLQKYSLFKTLSGLIMNIVLNLLLIPWYGAKGAAIATVISYSVSAILSNAFFNATRLVFRYQLDSFSMLFKVTK
- a CDS encoding PE-PGRS family protein, translating into MSLYKKQGSQIGLFFYLLVFCLTCACGPDPDPAVETPADFETKARKYPIQPGIVDEASGLAASKSMPGFLWTHQDSGAPPALYLISPDGKRIKTFNIPGAQNHDWEDVAMGPGPVQGVNYLYIGDTGNNNSPVTPTNTIYRVPEIVDSTAAFGIADKITFSYPDGLRDAEAVMVDPATRDILIISKESNTTGLYRLAYPQSTNGTIVAEKMGNVPDVAIATSADISPDGSEILVRTYIAVYYWKKKADESIAQTLLKPSVRQFLVELEPQGESVCFDQSAAGFYTLSEKGKSAGVSLNYYKRK
- the aspS gene encoding aspartate--tRNA ligase translates to MLRTHTCGELSLKDVNQEVVLCGWVQRVRDKGGMIWLDLRDRYGLTQLLFEEGKTPAEVLDIARSLGREFVISAKGAVIERLSKNDKIATGDIEIRVTKLQILNAAKLPPFLIEDETDGGDDIRMKYRYLDLRRNAVRKNLQLRHQVARHTRAYLDNLDFIEVETPVLIKSTPEGARDFVVPSRMNPGEFYALPQSPQTFKQLLMVGGFDRYYQIVKCFRDEDLRADRQPEFTQIDCEMSFVTQEDILNTFEGLIRSLFKEVKGITLDEVPRMTYADAMRLYGSDKPDTRFAMQFVELKGQEQDLTSGKGFGVFDNAGMVVGIAAPGCAEYTRKQVDELTEWMKRPQIGSKGLVYVRYNTDGSVKSSVDKFYSEEDLKKWIVAFDAKPGDLILLVADNADKARKQLNELRLEMGSRLGLRNPDDYKVLWVLDFPLLEFGEAENRWFAMHHPFTSPKPEDIDLLDTNLGQVRANAYDMVINGVEVGGGSVRIFAKELQQKMFEILGFSAEEAQEQFGFLMNAFEFGAPPHAGIAFGFDRLCSIFGGADSIRDFIAFPKNNSGRDVMIDSPSHISDGQLKELSIRVDQA
- a CDS encoding nucleotide-diphospho-sugar transferase; the protein is MLYQQHNLGCKAAVSGAIKWFFSNEPEGIILEDDCLPNESFFRFCDLLLEKYRFDTRIVHISGACLGHEKKFGRASYYFSKITNIWGWASWRRAWQNYDENLMLLENFLKDDLFKYVYENKAVTNRLIESLHQVHTMQLNTWDVQYAFLNFWNNGLCINPNFNMVSNIGFGHLGTHTKDSTSKFANLPLEEIGQLVHPDFFVPIVEADYYVYKKELPTIAERVSNKLKRLLGLALL
- a CDS encoding SLBB domain-containing protein, with the protein product MHYRPFFGPRCKGFILILLFTLSFAAFGQNTSTQQPTQPQTTTTQPQTNPQNNNTTTPTDPNQVSNQQAVEFYNRAKSAGMTDMDIERAALQRGYTLDQISAMRKRLQQPSQQTQPATTTNRGEQDESRQQGNQQELEADINQKDSIKTETNRTPDKTFGSSFFARASNTFEPNLRIATPRNYILGPDDEIIVDIYGNSVDNFRMKISPEGTVKMLNLAPVYVNGLTIEQASERIVNRLRQAYSSLNRPGSGTYSSITLGGVRSIRVMVTGEALQPGSYTVSSLATAFNVLSISGGPGINGSYRNIEVIRNNGVIRKIDLYRFLVDADLRDNIALQDQDIILIRPFDSRVELTGEVKRPGIFEAKTGESVMSLIRYAGGFTPEAFTKNITYQRNTGANYVIGTLDSAQIASFTPRNGDVINVRKILDVVANQVEVQGAVVIPGAYPLEERCNTVLKLIQMAQGLSPRAFLNRAILERPATDVQTSIVSIDLGKLVKGEIADIPLLPGDVLTIKSVDDLKEFAYLSVSGSVMNPGNYYYYKDITIADLIFQSGGYTDGGIPYRIEVSRRVKNDTLDLPTAQNVRIFTINVAENLVLSPEDQKFKLLPHDIVIVRKSPRYEEQKTVTILGEVTYPGNYTIINNFERISDLFPKAGGIKKEAYLAGARFYRSRELIAVDIEAVLNKPSLASNLLLLNGDTLIIPMRSETVRIQGGVHNPSVMNFDGQFSFNDYISQAGGFNEYGWKKRVYVSYPNGRTHRTKNFLFFHKYPKVEPGSVVTIPIKIQEPQRERTPGERVALFSFIASLASTITLAVITLSRNN
- a CDS encoding FkbM family methyltransferase, with protein sequence MHINHFRYLLSRKTSYAQHGEDMLLVSFFNYKRGGFYIDVGAHHPFRFSNTYLFYKMGWSGINIDAKPGTKELFDFFRPRDINLETGIAQQNGSMTYYMFDEPALNGFSKELSFGRDKQTSYKITGSTDIPVQRLDGILETHLRAETPIDFLTVDVEGLDLEVLSSNNWLKFRPKMVVAEDVNLDVEKLSDSGIYNFLRSKDYVMVGKTLTSLIFKDPR